The Arachidicoccus terrestris genome includes the window CACAGAAATCAAATAACCGGTTTTGGGGTCAGGTATAAGAAAATGCTGATAGAATTCGGCGGCCTTTTTCATCAGCTTATAGCCGGTATCTCTTAAGAAGGCTGTATCTTCTGTAAAGAGAAAATGTTCCCAGACATGATGACTGAGCCAGGCTGACCCGCCTACCCAGATTCCATGTTTAGCAGCATCGATCGGTGCTGTTGCCGCCCAAATATCTGTATTATGATGGAGCACCCAGCCGGGTGCGCCATATTGTTCACGAGCGGTAACGGCGCCCGCTTCACTTAGATCCTGGATCAATTTGAAAAGTGGCCCGGTACAGGAAGACAGGTTCAGCACTTCCGCCGGCCAATAGTTCATTTCCAGATTGATATTGGTCGTGTACTTACTGCCCCATGGCGGTGTAAGCAAATTATTCCAGATCCCTTGCAGGTTCGCAGCGCGGCCACCGGGCGGTGTGGCACTGATCATCAGGTACCGGGCATACTGTGTATAGAGCGTTATGAGCCCGAGATCGCTGCTGACCGTAAACTGCCGGATTCTTTCATCCGTCGGCAGATCCCTTCTGGATGTTGTACCCAGTCGCAAATCAAATGTATCAAAGAGTTGGTGATAAGCCGCCTCATGGCGTTTATAAAGCGCTCCATAATTGCCATGGCCGATAGCCTCAATCTGCCTGAGATAACCCAGACACAGGCTATCAGGATGCCCCGAAGCGTCATTATAATTGACAAAATTGGTCGCAGCCACGGTATAGAGCGTCGCCGCATCCGCATCTATAACCTCAATCGTACTATCCGTCACTTTTAGTTGGGCCGCTGCCCCTTCAGTCTTTATCCTTAACGCACTGTAACCATGGAGGACACCGTCTTTTACCTGTACTTTGAGGCCGATGGTCTCATGATCGATCTTAAAAAGCTGATGATCGCCATGCAGCGTGGAGAAGCGTGCCTTAAAATGAACGGCCTTATGCCTGTCTGCTTCTATCCGCATGACCATTACAGGATCTGCCGCACTCGCCCAGTAATGGCGCGTAAAACGGATATCATTTTTCTTATAGGAAACCGCTGCGGTGGCAGTGCGTATATTGAGTGAACGTTTATAGTCTGAATACCCGCCGCCGGTCAAGTCCTGCAGGTAGATATCACCAAAAGGTTGATACCTCGCTTCATACTGCGGAAAGAATGGTGGCCGGCTGTCCTGAATCCAGTACTTCCAATCTCTGGAAATTGCTATGCCCGATGCAGGTGTTTTGCCAGCTGGATATAACACAAAAATCGGCCGGTCATTCTTTACACCGGTAAAACCGCCTTTATCAAAAAAGTTAATGACCTGAATAGCCAGTACATTCTTGCCTGCATGCAGCCATTCTTTCTTTAACAGATAATGCCTTTTGGTAGAAATACCTTCATCACGGCCCACATAATGGCCATTGACATAACAATAGTCCTGATCCCGGATGCGCCCCAGATCCACATACAGATCCTGACCGGCCATATCTGCCGGCACCTCAAAATCTACCCTGAACCACAAGGCGCCGTCAACACCCTGCAGCCCGCCGGTTTCCCAACCGTTGATGAGCGGTAAATGCATTGTCTTCCAATGGCTATCATCCAGGCCCGGCGCAGCTGCGGCGGTATCTTTACGTACTTTTTGCAGCCAGTCTTTCCTTAATTGCTGATATTTTTCCGGGTCGTGGTCGTTAATGCCCATAAAATGCGCCTCCCCCAACGCTTCCGCTTCTTTTTGTCTGCCGGCAAAAATCAGCGACCGGATTGCAGGCAGATACTTGCAGGCCCCATGATGGGCATAGTCTCTGGGGCGGCCATTCCAAAGCGTAGACTCATTAAACTGTATATGATCCGTATCCACACCAGCGAAGATCATCGCACCGATATGACCGTTTCCGATGGGCAAAGCGTCTGTCCAGTGGGCGTCCGCCGCGGGTTGGTTATACCATAATATCAGGGAATCGGGCGCCATCTGAGTATAAGCCTCTTTAGGCCCTCCTGCACCGCAGCTCACCCACAGCAGCATAACACTCCATATAGCAGAAAACAGCAGACATTGTTTACAAATGCCCATGCAATTCGGGGAAGTCTTACTACGGCTGTTCATTTTAAGCCCGGCTTTTTCGGGGAAGCCGGATCGCGCATGATTCAGGTTCGTTTTCATATTAATAAGGTGCTATGTTTTAAATTAGATGCGGTGTAGTGACTGCGCTCTTATTTTAGGGAGACCGTAATGGGTGCCAGTTTTCTGCTTCGGGCACGGACCTTTCCGTCCACAAAAATCTGCAGGCCTTTTCCATGCCCGTAATGACGGCCATCCTTGTCCCAGAGGACTGTAATGGCATGTCCGTGATAGCGGACATTGTCCAGGCAGAACCAGGCCCACTGTCCTTCGGGAATGAGGGGCCGAATGGCTAGCTTATCGCCCAGAGCAGGTTTGATTCCCACCAGATCGCTGATAATCAGATCAGCAAAACCGGAATGGTTGTAATACCTGCTGCGTGGATTATTGCGGAGCCAGAAGCCCGTCTTTTCATCCTGGTATTCCCCGATAAAAGGTTTTCCGTCTTTTTGCTGGGCCCAGGCATATTTATGAAGCGCGTCATAAAATACACGGGCCGTCATATGGTTATGGTGCTTATAGTTATTTAATAAATTAGACAGCCCCTTCAGGGTCTGCGTCGTGGCATAGGGCCAAACGGCGCCATCCCATTCACAGCCATGTCCCGATCCGTGTGTTCTGAAAAGAGGATGCCTTCTCTCTGCGGTTGTAATCCCCCAGGGTGCGCTGAAACCAGTAGTATCAGTCAACTGTTCCCAGGCTTCAGCATACTGCTTTTTATCTGTCGGCAGGTTAAAATACCAGGGAATGAAGCCTATTTCTTCCCGGGCATCCGCAAACTTTCCATTCGGATATTTTACCTCAAAAAATGTTGCTTTTGCATTCCAGAGGCTATCCAGCACCATCTGTCTCAGATCCCTTGCTTTTTTCCGGTAATAGGCTGCTGCCTGAGGCTGCCCCAGAATTTGATTGATACGGGACAAGGCCAGCGCATTACCATACATATAGCTGTTGATGGTCGGCCGCCTGTTTTTCTGGGTACGGGAACCGCTGATGGATTCTTCCATGGCGTCCCGTACGTCAAATTGCCAAAACAGGCCGTCAGGCAATTGTTTTTCGGCCTCCCATTTCTTGTAGTCAGCAGACAAGGCGGGTAACATTTTCTGCAAAAATGCGCTGTCCTGACCTACCAGGAATAAACCATAAACGGCGTCATCGATCCAGGTGCTGAACCGGTGAAATCCGGGCTTTTTTTGTTTGGGATCCGCGAACATCCAATAGGACGTGTACGCCTGAATATATTTTGGATCATGCAACCAGCGTCCCTCATAGATCTGATGTCCCAGTGCTGAGCTAATACTGTTAAAGGCGCCTCCAAATTTTACCGGCGTTATAAATTCTGTAAATATAAACCCATAGGGGGTTTTCACCAGGTGCTTTCTAAAACTCCACCATCTAAAATAATAGATTTTCTGTAGTGTTGTATCCGGACAGGAAAACAGTGGAATATTGTCGCTGAGCCACTGATAAGCATGGGCGTTGTCTACATAGTTAACAACATCTCCGCTATCCTGCGCATTAAAACTGGCTACATCTTCCTGCATAATGGCCGGCCGTAAAATCACAGGCCCCTTTTCGCCGGGCTGCCCGCTGTTCTGACTGACAGCCGGCAGGCTTATAATACTTAGTAAAGCTGCTGTGGTATATTTAGCGACCAAAGAGACAGCCGCATATTGTCTTTGTCTACGCCAAACTGATTTCATACATAATTTTTATATCGTTATCGTTGTGCTATTTACTGCAGATCTTATAATATTTCTTTATCTGAACAGCCAGTCCAGATCCGGCTGACTGCCTGTTGCTCCAAGCCCGGCATCAAAAGCGGGAATATCTTTTGCCCGCTGGATAAAGCCCAGCAAAAGGCAGATACCTTTTCCCAATTGTAAGTCATGGACGCCCTCCCTGAAACTGTAGCTATGGACATTGATGCCCGGAAAACCGCGCAGTATACCTGCATTAGCGATCGTGGTGGCCGCCTGACCATAGTCGTTGGCGCTGGCATCTGTCTCTAACTCCGGTTCTTTCAGATAGGCTTTATTTTTCCGGGTAAAGAAGCCGACCAGTAGTCTGACAGGTTTATCTGTTTTAAAGTATAAACGTGTACCGGCCTGGATCTGTCTGGCGCGATCTACCTGAATGCCCTGAAGGCCCTGTAATATTCCGGCTACGGTATCCAGTTGAACAAGGGTATCTTTAAAGGGACACCCTTTTTTGCCGACGCTGAACATATCAGCTGAAACATTATGATCCTGCTCAATATAGTAGGTACCCAATGTTTCTTTTTGATCCTTGCCGGTATCCATGCTTTTAGGCGGATTCAAAAACCGGACCTGTGCCGGCTTCAATGTCACCACCGTCGCTTTCTGGTCTGACCGGCTGGCACCATGCAGTTTTAACGCCTGAATATTTTTCTTAAAGTTGTCGAGTTCCTGCTGATAGACGGGCAGCAGGTCCGACCATGTTTTATTCTGGCCGTCTTTACCTGTCAGGGGAATTTTCCTTGCACCCGTCTGTAGGCTATTAGCATATAGATAAGCAGGTCCTGCAACAGCCGCCAGTTTTCTGAAGGCCTCAACACTGGACGAAAGTAGCGGCAGGGCAGACTCAAGATCCTGTACATCATGACTGTAACCATATCTTAGTATATGAAGAGCCGCCATGACTTTCTTGCTATAAAATTCTGCAAGATGCTGATAACAGATCATGTCATTTTTCAGCCGGTTAAATTCAGCGCTGTTCCGTCCAATTTTCTTCTCCGCAGCCTGAATCGCCGCTACTGCCTGCCTGGCATGAACCAGTACTTCTTCTGCGATCTGAACCGGAGTCTCTCCCACATGCTTTTGATGCAACCATTCTCTTTTCGCATATTCGGTGATCATCTCCCCCTCAGGTGATTCCGAGTTATACAGCAGTGTAAAAAGATTGTATTTTTCCGGATCAATGAGTTGACTCATCAACATACCCAGGCTCAAGGTCTGCCGGTTGCCATCGGTAATACCATAGCGCCTTAACAGCTTGGGGGCGATTTCTCCGGACGCTTCGTAGGCACGCAGTATTTGCGCTCCCGTTGCAAGATCACAACCATATTTTTCAGATAGCCGGCCGGCCCAATAATTTTCTTCCGCTATGCGGTCGCGGTCGGCATTCCAGGCATACCTGGCCCACTCGGCATACCAGATCCAGTCCCGGTTAATCTGCAGCAACCTTGGGTCCGCTTTATCCGCGCTGTAAGGCCAGTCCCAGTAAGACGCCTGCGGATACAGATGTAAACCGTTAGAACCATAGATCTTATGCATCGCCTGCACGCATTTTTGAATGAAATCATCAGCGCCATAGCGGAAGGGTTCAAGATTGGCCAGAATGTGCACATTCTCTATCTGAACGGGAGAAGCCGCGCTTAGCTTACGGTGCAGTTCCGCCCAGGGTCCACGAGGCTGGTAAGTAGTCAGCGCCTCTCCGTTATACTTAGCCATCGTATACAGATTGCTGTAAATAGGTTTGGCCGCCGCCATCACAGCTGGACCGTCCGCATCATGGGCCCGCAAAATAATGGGCGGCTGTATTTTCTGTCCGATTGCTTTTAGGCCATCTTTTACGCCGGGAATAATCGTCTCTGTAAACCATTTAGTATCATCCGGGCCCACCCCTTCCATCGCCTCACCAAGCGTAACCAATAGCCCTACATTCGGGTATTGCTTGACAAAGGCAGCGATTGACTTTCTTGTATAATCGGCAATCAGGGGCGTGATCGGCCGGTTCCGGTCCTGTGTTTTAATATGGTGCTTTTCTGCAAAAGGTTTGGAAACGATAATATTATAAAAGGCCTGGATCACCCAGATACCTCTTTTGTTCGCCTCTGTCGTTAGAAAATGAAACATCTCCTGATTAGCCGCAAAAGTCGCACTATCCACTTCTACCGCGTCGGGATAATCTTTTAAACGGACCAGGGAAGCAAAGGGATGACCGGACCAAAGGTAAAGTGTATTCATGCGGTTATCCACCAGCATATCCAGATATCTGATCCATAGTTCCTTATCATAAAACCAGGGAAAGCTCTCCCGGGTATAAGGATATTCATAGGTTCCGCGTCCGGGCAACATATAAGGCTTCTGTAATCCTATACACGCACCTCTTAGCGTCATTTGCGGCTGATCACTAAACCGGATCCCGCGAAACAGACTATCGATGTCTTTTAAGGCCGCACTTGCCGACCCAGCTTTGGTCACCTGCCGGGTGATCCGCTCATACAGCTCCAGACAACCATATAAGGCCCCCGAACCGTCTGCCCCGGCGATCAGGACATTGCCGTTTTCAGCGCCCTGTATGGTAAAACCTTCCTTAGCGGTATCCAGATGAGCAGAGGCCTGCGCTTCATGAATGATTTGCCCGATACCTGGCGCGCCGGCAATACCGATATCGATATATCTGCGCCCCGGCTGATGCTTTTTTAACGATTGCCTAAAGGAAATCAGTTGTGTCGGGTAGCCTGCTTTCTTCAGTGCTGCGACAATGCGCTTGGCACCAAAGGCGATCCGTCCTGTCGCCTCTTGTTGATAACGGATGGTATATAAAGGAGCCTTTTGCGCGAATGAGGCAGTCTGGCAGACAATTACGATACCCATCAGCAGAAACATTCTGCCCAACTGTCCTTGTATATTCACAGATCTCCTTCTATCTTTAAATCGCATAATCCACATTTTAAATTTCATTAAATCCAAGTAAAGACTCCCGACACTTCTCATCCGGAGTGCTATGACCTTTTGACAGCAGCAATCGAGATCTATTATCTATTCATTAAAACAGGAAAAAAATTGCCGGATGCGTTTAAAAGGCGCCAATGGTCATACCCGACCGGCCTTTGGCGCCTTTTTATCCTTCTGCAAAATAATAATCTGTCAGCCATATACGTGTACAAAGAGGAAGAGGATAAATCCTACACCACGGGTAAGAGGCTGCCAGAGCGTTGAACTATTTACTTAAGTCAAAGCCGATTAAAATGTTCACCCTGCGCGTCATAGAACTTCCTTCACGATCTGTTACCGTAAAATCAAACCCGCCTAATGACAGCTTTGAAGACTGCTTTGTTGCCGGTGTAAACACCAATATACCGTTATGATCTACTGTTGCAGTCCCACCCTTCACGTTAGTCAATGTAAAGGCCGGTGCGTCGCTATAGCCTCTGGCCAGTTCTTTTAAGTCGATATGTAGCGGCTCTGCCTGCGCTGTTGAATAATGTTTATGTGCCATCCAGTCCAGGTATCCGTCCAGTTGGGTAAAGCCGTCCTTATCCGGATCGCCGTTGCTTTCAGTCAGATTCCCTTTTGCACCCTTAGGATCCAGTCCATGGATCGTCTCCCACCAGTCTGGCATACCGTCCTGATCTGTATCCCAACTGTCCGGGCGGTGAACCGTCGGATAATCTTCGTAACCGCCTGCGTCGGCCACTTTATCGGGGAATCCCTTTTTATGTGTAACGCTTCCCACCACAGAAGTAGTACCTGCCAGCGTCTCGCGGATGATCCGCTGATCATGCTCGTCTAAAACAGGTGCATTACAACCTACATCGGATAAAACGCTTTTATAAGCATCCACCGCAGACTGCGTCTCAATATAAGAAGGGAAAAAAGGCTTATCAACATACGTCGCATAGCTGCTGGTGTCTCCATTGCTGTGGCTTACTTTCCGGCCGTCTGCCTCGTTAGAAAGATCAAAGTGTCCCGGCATGACGTTTCCTGCAAAATAACAGCGTTGTGTGCCCTTGCCTACCCCTTCATGTTGGGCATTATAGGCGTAAAAGAAACTGGTTCCCGCACCGGGCTTATAATAATTACCCACAAAATTCACTTCATGTGCCCCTCCGTCAGTAGCGCGATGGCCCCAATTATAAACAACATTATTGGTGATATCCATTCTGCCACCATAATGCCCATCTACCAAACCACCGCCCAGGCTCCAGTTTCTGCCATAACAGTCGGCCAGTAAATTATGATGAAAGCTGCCGATATCTCCTCCGATCGTCGCAGCAAAACCATGCTCCTTACCTTTCGGATAATGGTCATGTCCGGCTGCATTCAACGCCTCAGAGATCAGTGTGCGTTGCAGGGTGATATTGTGTGCCCCTCTGGAACTAAAAGATTCATCAATGGTCCAGCTGATCGAACAGTGATCCACAATGCTGTTATTCGCACCCGTCAGTCCCATACCGTCAAAGGTAGGTCCGTCGCCCAGCCTGACCCGGACAAAACGGGCCACACAATCATTGCCTGTTATCCCAAAGGGGGCTGACCGGATACAGATCCCTTTGCCGGGTGCGGTCTGGCCTGCCACCGTTACGTTCGGTTGGCTGAGGACCAATCTGGATTTTAACGTTATCATACCCGCTACATTAAATATAATCGTCCGGGGACCAATATTATTAGTCACGGCCGCTCTTAAACTACCGGGGCCGTCATCATTTAAGTTGGTCACAAAAACGATCTTGCCGCCTCTTCCGCCGCGCGCAAACCGGCCATAGCCTTCGGCATCAGAAAATGCCAACTGCCTTGTTCTGAATTCCCATACATTTCCTTTTATGGTGCCCGAATCTGTTAGTTCATCCACACGCCAATAGTAAGTATCCATACTATAAAGATCAGAGACCGCATAGCTGTTTTGCGTTGCAGGCTGGTTGCCTTTAAAACAGGGAGAATCATGATCAGCAGCGGCCACTTTAACTGAGTCTGTTCCAAAATAAATATCGTGTGACCGGGCCGCTTGAGTCCCTTGCCATTGTAGCACATACCCATTTTGCCCGTTCGCCTCCACATGTTCATCTCTGTTAACAGGCGCCACAGCCATCGCCTGATCCGCCGGATTAACCCCGTCCAGCTGGAAACCATTAATGACGATTTTATGGTAAGCCCCAATTGTCTTGTTGTCAGCTACGAAACGGATCGTTACTATTTTATCTGCTTTAGCTTCTAATTGTAAAACCGCAGTTTTGCTATCAGTAATTTTGGAGGCACGTATAGAAGGGATCAGACCCGCCACCTTCTTTTGTCCATCCACGTAAATGTCAATGGGGCACTGCTCTCCGGCCTTCAGGTCATCAATGATATTGTGATAAGTAATCAGCGTATGCTTTCCGGGTTTTAGCCCCTTAATCTTCAATATAATTTCTTCTGGCTTTGCTGCATCTTTGCCACTGTTTTCATCACTGCTGAGCTCCAGCCCGTCGTCAGAAAACTTAGCTTTCTGAGGCCCTCTCACGCCCACTTTATACCAGGTGGCCGTTAACTTCCGGTCTGCGCCGGCGGCAACAATAAAGCTGATATGATCTTTCACTAATGTATCGGGCCCGCCATTGGTCACCTCCCAGGGGGTATATCCGAACTGTGTCACTTCAGCTGTTTTCCTCCCAAACATATTAAAGTCTACTTTCACGACAGAACGTTGTGGGCCTTGATGACAGCCTACCAGACCCATGCCCAGCAAGACTAATGCATAAGCACTATTTTTTACAAAGAATCTAAACATTTTTTTTGCATTATTAATTGAATACTTGCAGCAGGATTCAATAATTATTGCTGTAGGCTTTGGCTTTTAGCTAAAACAAACATTTCCGGCAAGGGAAGTATACCTCCCCGCCAGAAATGATTTGCAATTACGAAAACCAAAATCAAGAATAAACCGCTATTATTAAAAAACAACTTTATTATTTCTCCCTTTATTTTTGATAGTCAAAAGTTCCAGGCGCCCCTGAATAATCCATCCAGCCTTCAGTCTGCTCCAACCAGCTGTTCATACCAAGGACAGAGCTGGGAAGGCCGGAGATATAATAATTGGGCTTAAACTCAATCAGATTCGCATTTCCATTCACCTGATCCCATGGTTTATCCAGCGGCGTCATCACAAAATGCGCCTGGTATATTGCCTTCAGCTTATCTAATTGTTCCTTAAAATCCGCTGCATCCGGATCGATCAGTATATTTCTTTCTTCAGGTGTCAATGGATCAGCCTGCGGATCGCCTTTAGCCTGCCAGTAATATCCCTCACGCGCCGTTCCATTAATGGGCTTTAAACCAAGTTTCGTGACAGTATTACCACTTTTTGCTGTATTATCATACAGCATCCAGCGCTGCACATCCCAGAAACGCTTACCCTCATAAGCGAGTTCCACTCTTCTCTCATATAATACCGCTTCAATAGCCTGATACTTCGTAGACAGATTACCGACACCATAATTATTATCTTCGGGAATGCCCACTCTTGCCCGGATTTTACCGATATACTTGACCGCATTATTGATATCCCCGGTAGCCGCATAACATTCCGCGATATTCAGTAACAGTTCTGCATACCGGTATGCTATGATATTCGTTCCTGAAAATTCATATCCGGTGCTGTCTGCCTCTGGATCGGAGTTCTTCCGTACGATAGCAGGGCTATTCGTCTGATTACCTCCGTAGTAGTTAATCTTTCCCTTGTCGTCGTACCATCTGTAAAACCAGGTACTTTTGTTTTCATTTCCCTTTACGCCCCATTTCTCACCGGAGAATTCAAAGGTGCGGTAGAATCTGGGGTCCCTGTTTTCAAAGAAAAAGGTATCGACATATCCGTTTTCAGCCGTCGGACGCTTGCCATTAGCCAGCGGAAATAAATCCAGCATCTGCTTGGTAGCAGAAAGCCCGCCTGAGCCGCCATAACCCGTAGGCCGAAGCTGATCTTCCCAGCCGTTACCATAAGCACTGGATTCAGAAGTTTCCGTACTGAAAAGGAACACCATGATCGCTCCTTTATTGAAATCCGTATTGCCCTGCAAAGACATTTCAGACCAGTCTTTGGCACTGGAGCCATATAGCCCGTAACCCGCTGACGATAATTTAGTTTCTGCATCGAGGCCTGCCTTTAATGCATCTTGCCATTTTTTACTGGCTGGGTTATCCCAATCCTTATTAAATAACGGACTAGCGGCAGTCAGCAGGACCCTGCTTTTCATCGCCAATGCTGCCGCAGCGGTAAATTTCCCGTAGTTCGTACTTGGTTCATCCCAGATCATAGGTAAGAGCATCGCAGCTGAATCCAAATCGCTGACGATCTGGGCAAAACATTCAGAAGAGGTCGACCTGGGTGTCTGAATAGACACATCCGTTGTACTATTATTTTGAACCGTCGTTACAATCGGAACGCCTCCATAGATCCGTACCAGGTCAAAATATTGTAACGCCCTCAGGAAGTAGGCCTGCCCTTTAGCTGTTTTCTTAAAATCAGCAGATAAAGCGGCAGATACCGGATCGCCCATTTTTTCAATCAAGTCACTACAATAGCGGATGCGGGTATAGGGGTTATTTTTTACACTTGAAGATGTCTGGCCGTAATAGCTGTCCGCATCATTTGCAAACTGCAGGTCTCGGTTGGCGTCGATATACTTGGGTATCGTACCACCGATTTCTTCCGTCATATTGGACCGGTCGTTATTGTACAGCCCGACCACAGTTTTCAGCGGATTATTATAATCCGAAAAATAATAATTATACAGGCGGGCAATGTACCAGGAAGTCAATTCCTCGTTGGAGAATACCTGGTTCTCTCCATAATCATTATAAGGTTTCATATCTTCCAGAAATTGCTTGCTACAACCCGTAAAGGCCAGCAGTACAACAGTGGAAAGTAAATAGAATATTTTTTTCATGATATAAAGTCTATATTGGGAAATTTAGTTTTTAAAAGCCAACATTCACACCCAGTGCCCATGTACGAAGGGTTGGATAGCCTACATCTGCCGGGTCATACATGTTTCTGAATTTCTTCGGATAGGGGTTGTAAAAATCCCAGAGATTATTGCCTGAAATAAAGAAGCGGACGCTACTTAGCTTGGCCTTATTCACCAGCTTTGCGGGCATTGTATACCCGAGGCTCAGTGTTCTGACGTACATTCTAAAGGTGGGCAATAGGAAGAAATCAGAATTAGCACCGCCAAACTCTTCATAATAACCCATATTCGGATACTTGCCGTTCGGATTAGTGGTTTCG containing:
- a CDS encoding Ig-like domain-containing protein, with amino-acid sequence MFRFFVKNSAYALVLLGMGLVGCHQGPQRSVVKVDFNMFGRKTAEVTQFGYTPWEVTNGGPDTLVKDHISFIVAAGADRKLTATWYKVGVRGPQKAKFSDDGLELSSDENSGKDAAKPEEIILKIKGLKPGKHTLITYHNIIDDLKAGEQCPIDIYVDGQKKVAGLIPSIRASKITDSKTAVLQLEAKADKIVTIRFVADNKTIGAYHKIVINGFQLDGVNPADQAMAVAPVNRDEHVEANGQNGYVLQWQGTQAARSHDIYFGTDSVKVAAADHDSPCFKGNQPATQNSYAVSDLYSMDTYYWRVDELTDSGTIKGNVWEFRTRQLAFSDAEGYGRFARGGRGGKIVFVTNLNDDGPGSLRAAVTNNIGPRTIIFNVAGMITLKSRLVLSQPNVTVAGQTAPGKGICIRSAPFGITGNDCVARFVRVRLGDGPTFDGMGLTGANNSIVDHCSISWTIDESFSSRGAHNITLQRTLISEALNAAGHDHYPKGKEHGFAATIGGDIGSFHHNLLADCYGRNWSLGGGLVDGHYGGRMDITNNVVYNWGHRATDGGAHEVNFVGNYYKPGAGTSFFYAYNAQHEGVGKGTQRCYFAGNVMPGHFDLSNEADGRKVSHSNGDTSSYATYVDKPFFPSYIETQSAVDAYKSVLSDVGCNAPVLDEHDQRIIRETLAGTTSVVGSVTHKKGFPDKVADAGGYEDYPTVHRPDSWDTDQDGMPDWWETIHGLDPKGAKGNLTESNGDPDKDGFTQLDGYLDWMAHKHYSTAQAEPLHIDLKELARGYSDAPAFTLTNVKGGTATVDHNGILVFTPATKQSSKLSLGGFDFTVTDREGSSMTRRVNILIGFDLSK
- a CDS encoding alpha-d-galacturonidase, producing MRFKDRRRSVNIQGQLGRMFLLMGIVIVCQTASFAQKAPLYTIRYQQEATGRIAFGAKRIVAALKKAGYPTQLISFRQSLKKHQPGRRYIDIGIAGAPGIGQIIHEAQASAHLDTAKEGFTIQGAENGNVLIAGADGSGALYGCLELYERITRQVTKAGSASAALKDIDSLFRGIRFSDQPQMTLRGACIGLQKPYMLPGRGTYEYPYTRESFPWFYDKELWIRYLDMLVDNRMNTLYLWSGHPFASLVRLKDYPDAVEVDSATFAANQEMFHFLTTEANKRGIWVIQAFYNIIVSKPFAEKHHIKTQDRNRPITPLIADYTRKSIAAFVKQYPNVGLLVTLGEAMEGVGPDDTKWFTETIIPGVKDGLKAIGQKIQPPIILRAHDADGPAVMAAAKPIYSNLYTMAKYNGEALTTYQPRGPWAELHRKLSAASPVQIENVHILANLEPFRYGADDFIQKCVQAMHKIYGSNGLHLYPQASYWDWPYSADKADPRLLQINRDWIWYAEWARYAWNADRDRIAEENYWAGRLSEKYGCDLATGAQILRAYEASGEIAPKLLRRYGITDGNRQTLSLGMLMSQLIDPEKYNLFTLLYNSESPEGEMITEYAKREWLHQKHVGETPVQIAEEVLVHARQAVAAIQAAEKKIGRNSAEFNRLKNDMICYQHLAEFYSKKVMAALHILRYGYSHDVQDLESALPLLSSSVEAFRKLAAVAGPAYLYANSLQTGARKIPLTGKDGQNKTWSDLLPVYQQELDNFKKNIQALKLHGASRSDQKATVVTLKPAQVRFLNPPKSMDTGKDQKETLGTYYIEQDHNVSADMFSVGKKGCPFKDTLVQLDTVAGILQGLQGIQVDRARQIQAGTRLYFKTDKPVRLLVGFFTRKNKAYLKEPELETDASANDYGQAATTIANAGILRGFPGINVHSYSFREGVHDLQLGKGICLLLGFIQRAKDIPAFDAGLGATGSQPDLDWLFR
- a CDS encoding MGH1-like glycoside hydrolase domain-containing protein, giving the protein MKSVWRRQRQYAAVSLVAKYTTAALLSIISLPAVSQNSGQPGEKGPVILRPAIMQEDVASFNAQDSGDVVNYVDNAHAYQWLSDNIPLFSCPDTTLQKIYYFRWWSFRKHLVKTPYGFIFTEFITPVKFGGAFNSISSALGHQIYEGRWLHDPKYIQAYTSYWMFADPKQKKPGFHRFSTWIDDAVYGLFLVGQDSAFLQKMLPALSADYKKWEAEKQLPDGLFWQFDVRDAMEESISGSRTQKNRRPTINSYMYGNALALSRINQILGQPQAAAYYRKKARDLRQMVLDSLWNAKATFFEVKYPNGKFADAREEIGFIPWYFNLPTDKKQYAEAWEQLTDTTGFSAPWGITTAERRHPLFRTHGSGHGCEWDGAVWPYATTQTLKGLSNLLNNYKHHNHMTARVFYDALHKYAWAQQKDGKPFIGEYQDEKTGFWLRNNPRSRYYNHSGFADLIISDLVGIKPALGDKLAIRPLIPEGQWAWFCLDNVRYHGHAITVLWDKDGRHYGHGKGLQIFVDGKVRARSRKLAPITVSLK
- a CDS encoding glycoside hydrolase family 95 protein produces the protein MKTNLNHARSGFPEKAGLKMNSRSKTSPNCMGICKQCLLFSAIWSVMLLWVSCGAGGPKEAYTQMAPDSLILWYNQPAADAHWTDALPIGNGHIGAMIFAGVDTDHIQFNESTLWNGRPRDYAHHGACKYLPAIRSLIFAGRQKEAEALGEAHFMGINDHDPEKYQQLRKDWLQKVRKDTAAAAPGLDDSHWKTMHLPLINGWETGGLQGVDGALWFRVDFEVPADMAGQDLYVDLGRIRDQDYCYVNGHYVGRDEGISTKRHYLLKKEWLHAGKNVLAIQVINFFDKGGFTGVKNDRPIFVLYPAGKTPASGIAISRDWKYWIQDSRPPFFPQYEARYQPFGDIYLQDLTGGGYSDYKRSLNIRTATAAVSYKKNDIRFTRHYWASAADPVMVMRIEADRHKAVHFKARFSTLHGDHQLFKIDHETIGLKVQVKDGVLHGYSALRIKTEGAAAQLKVTDSTIEVIDADAATLYTVAATNFVNYNDASGHPDSLCLGYLRQIEAIGHGNYGALYKRHEAAYHQLFDTFDLRLGTTSRRDLPTDERIRQFTVSSDLGLITLYTQYARYLMISATPPGGRAANLQGIWNNLLTPPWGSKYTTNINLEMNYWPAEVLNLSSCTGPLFKLIQDLSEAGAVTAREQYGAPGWVLHHNTDIWAATAPIDAAKHGIWVGGSAWLSHHVWEHFLFTEDTAFLRDTGYKLMKKAAEFYQHFLIPDPKTGYLISVPSNSPEHGGLVAGPAMDHQLIRDLFSNCIKAAEILGVDTAFRKDLADKYKQIAPNQKGKYGQLQEWMEDKDDTADTHRHVSHLWGVYPGNDISWDKDSAMMRAARQSLIYRGDGGTGWSLAWKVNLWARFKQGNHALKLLEELLRPAEGAAGRERGGVYHNMMDAHPPFQIDGNFGGAAGVAEMLVQSQNGYIDLLPALPDSLAVGWVRGIRARGGFTLNIWWKDHRLDKVQIRGIKSGPCVLHYGKLAKKLHVAAGTLYTLNGDLEEMNGIQ